Proteins from a genomic interval of Peromyscus leucopus breed LL Stock chromosome 12, UCI_PerLeu_2.1, whole genome shotgun sequence:
- the LOC114695004 gene encoding LOW QUALITY PROTEIN: ATP-dependent RNA helicase TDRD9-like (The sequence of the model RefSeq protein was modified relative to this genomic sequence to represent the inferred CDS: inserted 2 bases in 1 codon), which translates to MKVIHKVLCLLDTAEDVQAPTFIESKMPFCMRDLRDLSQGPSYILNPILTSTVGQQSSEVLNGFFAKSVETMLDASMSSPMKDDEKHLIRILLKSFASNQLGAPNCKVLLHGPFNPYELKCHSLTRMSKFRCVWIEKESINSVVISDSPADLHQRMLVAASFSVHETGSTMLLRETSLMPYIPGLPALLSVLFAPVMELRVDRDGKCYTGVLCGLGWNSTTEAPILPEHDIELAFDXCFDVEDIVEINILRAAINKLVCDGPNRSKYLGPERIAQLQENAHQKLLALLCWLKPREKIIPKWHEKPYEWNQVDPKLVMEQADWEGRCGKNTFLYQLHRPLVLSP; encoded by the exons ATGAAAGTCATTCACAaagtcctctgcctcctggatacAGCAGAGGATGTACAAGCACCTACTTTCATAGAAAGCAAGATGCCCTTCTGTATGAGGGATCTTCGAGATCTTAG CCAAGGTCCTTCCTACATTCTAAATCCTATCCTCAcatccacag ttggccagcaAAGCTCTGAAGTCCTCAACGGCTTCTTTGCTAAGTCGGTGGAAACCATGCTGGATGCTTCTATGTCCTCTCCTATGAAGGATGACGAGAAGCATCTCATTCGGATTCTGTTGAAGAGCTTTGCTTCCAATCAGCTGGGCGCTCCAAACTGCAAGGTTCTTCTCCATGGGCCTTTTAACCCCTATGAACTGAAGTGCCATAGTCTGACCAGAATGTCCAAATTCAGATGTGTGTGGATTGAGAAAGAGAGCATCAACTCTGTCGTCATCAGTGACAGCCCTGCCGACCTGCACCAGAGGATGCTGGTTGCAGCGTCATTCTCAGTTCATGAGACTGGGTCTACCATGCTCCTGAGAGAGACCTCCCTGATGCCTTACATCCCAGgcctcccagctctcctcagcGTGCTGTTTGCACCAGTGATGGAGTTAAGAGTTGACCGTGATGGAAAATGCTATACTGGCGTCCTTTGTGGTTTGGGATGGAATTCAACTACGGAGGCCCCTATACTGCCAGAGCACGACATTGAGCTGGCCTTTGA GTGCTTCGACGTGGAGGACATTGTTGAGATTAATATTCTCAGGGCTGCTATCAACAAGCTAGTATGTGATGGGCCAAATAGATCCAAGTATCTTGGGCCTGAAAGAATTGCGCAGTTACAGGAGAACGCACATCAGAAACTTCTAGCCTTGCTCTGTTGGTTGAAGCCTCGAGAGAAGATTATTCCGAAATGGCATGAAAAACCCTATGAGTGGAACCAGGTGGATCCAAAGCTGGTCATGGAGCAGGCTGACTGGGAAGGCAGGTGTGGGAAGAACACTTTCCTGTACCAGCTTCACAGGCCTCTCGTGCTCAGCCCCTGA